A stretch of DNA from Mugil cephalus isolate CIBA_MC_2020 chromosome 12, CIBA_Mcephalus_1.1, whole genome shotgun sequence:
TGATTTATCTTGTTGTGCTATCCTCCTCTGATTTAATCTCTGTAGAATTATGTCCATCCTCTTTCGCTCTCCACAACAGCTCAGACATTCCTACGTTCGTCATGTGAGTAACCATATcgcctcacttcctgtttctgggGCGCAGCTGTGTTTGCTTGCGGACTGTTTTAGCttgtttaaaattacaaaaacattgTCTGTAAGCGGTGAACTCTTGTTTTCAGTCTACTCAACCGCTTGTCTTCCTTGTGAATCTTACATCTCATCTTCACTTAATCAACTTTGGTGTGTTTAATAGTTAGTTtcgcttctccttctctcttctgttCATCTTGTCACATGATTAGTTACTCCTCTGCTTCCTTTAGCGATAATGATGcttgtaataaatgtagttcaTTTGTAGTTTTGAAGGTGAGGCTCTCTGAACTGGAAGCACGGCTCTGTGGCACCATGGAAAAACCAGCAGCTAGCCAGCGCAGCTTCCATTaacatagctcctgctagctgtccccttGCAACTCCcaaagctttaattcatttagtCTTGTTCattcagactggaaaacacaaaaaaaaaaatctttttgctttggtttatcatccacctcctccttacTCTGAATTTATAGTCgaattctctgagtttttatgtgatttagtgcttagaacagagaaagtcattatagtaggtgactttaaaatccatgttgatgttggcagtgctAGTCTTAGctctgaaaaactagttcatgcatttgtgacttccaggctggattattgtaactcattactgtctggctgtccaaatagctctttaaaagcctccaattgattcaaaatgctgcagcaagaacagtgacaggaattagcaagagagatcatattactccagtattagcttcgcttcattggctccctttaaaatctggaattgaatttaaaaatctcctccttacatacaaggttCTCACAGGCCTTGCTCCATCATAtgtgaaagacctcatagtaccatattgtcccaacagatcactacgatctcaaagtgcaggtctacttgtggttcctagagtttctaaaggtagaatgggaggtagagccttcagctatcaggctcctctcctgtggaatcagctcccagtttggattCGGGAGGCAGACATCCTCtgtacttttaaggtcaggcttaagactttcctttttgaaaaagcttatagctagggctggacttaaccatcccttagttatgctgatataggcctaggctgcagggggacaatgcAACGAGGAAATGTACTCTATTTTCTCTTGTTTGGCACCAAGCTCTTGTCCTCTAATCTCTCTATTTTCcctctattttcttttctgttactAACTGCTGTGTCTCCCTGTGTCCCCTCCccccatcttcttgtgagggtctcgaAATTCGAAGCTACATCTGGTGttgtggtctcatcaacctccccagtcttcatggcctcttGGAGTTGTCCACTCTTAATGGGATGAacagttctccaacctgcccatgttttcttttattttctcaaactgTCGCAAAAGATCATCAGctatcttgtattattagattctttAGTCCAATGTACATATCTATGagagaagtttgtttatcttgtttctcatgctcttcttttctctctatcttttctgtttctaccgggctggccttcggcagatgtgTTTTTCCATATGAGTTGAGTTCTGCTcaagtttcttcctgttaaaagggagcttTTCCCTTCCTGCTGTCAACTTCAGGCTCAGAggttttaggttgtttttttttgtcttgagacaatttgtattgttattgatgctatataaataaaattgaattgaattgaattgaatctcaATCGGTCAAAGTCTTTCCCTTCACTTTCTCAAATATCCCTTCCTGATCCTTTggttcatttcctttcagtgttttctcaaaTTTCTATGCCCATACATATGTTATTACAAGTTGCACGCAATCTTGTTTTACATACTATTTTGAAGGAAATGAGAGGTGAATAGTCATCTGTGGGGAGTTGTAGAGAAGGAAGAAGGGGACGGAAAAATGTCCTATTCAatcatttatatagcatcaacaacaaaacaaattgtaaCCAGATAATTTACAAAACCTGGCTGAGGAGAGGGACACACacgctacatgctacacatgtTAAACAGTAGTAGCACATTCACGCCTATACAAAATCTACACTAAAAACTGATATAAGTAACAGTTCagtgttccgctgggaaacttttggacctgacattcatgtagatgttacttagacatgaagcacccacctagactagaccagacacccccacccaatagtaatgacactcctcgatggcagcagccatccccagcaggatgcagccagacacagacacacacaatgatgtaaatgagaatggaaaaaaacaccTGGTTGCCAAAGTCCCTgcatcctaaactgatcaagtatggtcataatgttatgtctgatcactGTTTGCACACACTGTGgatcatcttatctcatctcatactgcaggggttgctggagcctatcccagctgtcaccggGCTTgaggctaacacatagacaaacaactaTTCACACTCAGACTCACACGTAGGGTCagtttagggtcaccaattagtcTAATGAACATGTCTTTGAGTACTCAGAGAAAACCCTCAGTTGAAAATAAAAGGCCTGTAATAGTACAAATACCAGTTTCACGATCTCTACATTATGCTGGCCCCACAGGAGCCAGGCTTCAGTATCTGCAGAGTGACGATGAGTTTAACAGCACCTCTAAACCAGGGATAAAACAGTGCATAAATCACAGGGTTTAGACAAGAATTGAAATAAGCCAGGAAGGCTACAAAAGTTCCAGATGTAGTACTGAGCACAGCCTCAGACACAATATAGCAATAATAAGGGCAGTAACATATGAGATATACAACTACAAGAACACCAAGAGTCCTGGCTGCTTTCAActcagatttctttcttgtcACAGTCAGTGAAACCTGGACTTTGACAGCTGTAACATGAAAGCGCATGGCACGAGCCTgagacacagccaccacaaataTTCTCAGATACAGAACTACGATGACAGTAATGGGAACAATGAAGGatataacaacatcaacactTCCTGTGATGTAGTCAACAACCAGCACACACTCTCCATAGCAGGATTTAGTCTTGTTTGGTTCAGTCAGGACATCCTTCACATAAAAACCAGTgtagaaagaagaacaaacccAGCACAGACAAACGCCAATTTTCACTTTTGTCACAGTGACTCTGGTGGGGTAATGCAAAGGGTAACAAATGGCCACATAACGGTCAACTGATATGAGCAGAATGTTTCCTATGGAGGCAGAGACAATGTTGCAAGTTAGAAATCCACAAAGAGAACAGAGAGCATCCCCAAACACCCAGCAGGTTGTTTTCCTAAAGATTTCTACCGGCATCGACAGCAGGCCCACAAGAAAGTCTGAcacagccagagagaggaggaggatgttagTGGGTGTATGAAGCTGTCtggaaggagacagaaaagcatCAATTACACATTAATCatgtcaaaacattttcagttaaagTTATAATAGTGTATTTTTGCTTAGGTTCTATAAACTATTGTTGCTAAGTGTGCCCAATCATTTAATTCATGCAGACATTCATGAATAatgcatataatatataacaaagTGTGCACATTTCTGAAACGTAAACTCTAGGTTTTGTTGAGGAGCAAATCTCTGCCTGAAGTGGGAGACTGAGATGATGACTAGCAGGTTGAGAGCCACTGTGATCACAGAGATGGACGACAGCAGAATGTTCAAGACTCCAGCTTCAGACC
This window harbors:
- the LOC125017917 gene encoding trace amine-associated receptor 13c-like; the encoded protein is MEIQDQVELCFPHLLNTSCRKPTLHWSEAGVLNILLSSISVITVALNLLVIISVSHFRQLHTPTNILLLSLAVSDFLVGLLSMPVEIFRKTTCWVFGDALCSLCGFLTCNIVSASIGNILLISVDRYVAICYPLHYPTRVTVTKVKIGVCLCWVCSSFYTGFYVKDVLTEPNKTKSCYGECVLVVDYITGSVDVVISFIVPITVIVVLYLRIFVVAVSQARAMRFHVTAVKVQVSLTVTRKKSELKAARTLGVLVVVYLICYCPYYCYIVSEAVLSTTSGTFVAFLAYFNSCLNPVIYALFYPWFRGAVKLIVTLQILKPGSCGASIM